A single Vespula vulgaris chromosome 3, iyVesVulg1.1, whole genome shotgun sequence DNA region contains:
- the LOC127062634 gene encoding serine-arginine protein 55 isoform X17: MVGTRVYVGGLPYGTRERDLERFFRGYGRFRDVLIKNGYGFVEFDDYRDADDAVYELNGKELLGERITVERARGTPRGSDQWRYGDSRGGYGDSRRSARDDMRHDRDSVNRNTRTASSYKQSLPRYGPPTRTEYRLTVENLSSRVSWQDLKDYMRQAGEVTYADAHKQRRNEGVVEFATYSDLKNAIDKLDDTELNGRRIRLIEDKRRGRRSRSSSSRSRSRSRSRSRRRSRSRSRSRRSSRSRSRRSSRSKSRAHSKSKSKSKSKSPERSRSRSKSKDRSSRERSRGDRSRSRSGSKHSKSHSPSHSPMNGDKSPESNKQKVD, encoded by the exons ATGGTAGGGACAAGAGTCTATGTTGGGGGACTTCCATACGGTACCAGGGAAAGAGACCTTGAGAGATTTTTCAGAGGCTACGGTCGTTTCCGAGATGTCCTTATCAAGAATGGTTATGGTTTTGTT GAATTTGACGACTACAGGGATGCCGATGATGCTGTATATGAACTAAATGGAAAAGAGCTATTAGGAGAAAG AATTACTGTAGAGAGGGCCCGGGGGACACCTAGGGGTAGTGACCAGTGGCGCTATGGTGACTCCCGTGGTGGTTATGGGGACTCGAGGCGATCTGC CCGAGACGATATGCGGCACGACAG AGATAGTGTGAACAGAAACACGAGGACTGCATCTAGCTACAAGCAATCATTGCCCAG atATGGACCACCAACGCGCACTGAGTATCGCCTCACCGTGGAGAATCTGTCAAGTCGTGTCAGTTGGCAG GATTTGAAGGATTATATGCGACAAGCTGGAGAAGTGACCTATGCAGATGCACACAAACAACGCAGAAATGAAGG agTTGTAGAATTTGCTACATATTCAGACCTGAAAAACGCTATAGATAAACTAGATGACACAGAATTGAATGGACGTAGAATCAGGCTTATCGAAGACAAGAGGCGCGGTCGTCGTTCAAGATCTTCGAGTTCGAGATCCAGATCACGATCGCGCTCTCGATCTCGTCGCCGATCCCGCTCCCGCTCAAG GAGCCGCAGGAGCTCTCGTAGTCGCAGCCGACGAAGCAGTCGTTCTAAATCAAGAGCACACTCAAAATCTAAATCAAAATCCAAATCCAAGTCCCCCGAACGTAGTCGCTCACGTTCAAAGTCAAA ggATAGATCCAGCCGCGAACGATCGAGAGGCGACAGGTCCCGATCTCGATCAGGAAGCAAACATAGCAAAAGTCACAGTCCCTCCCATTCGCCTATGAACGGGGATAAATCGCCAGAAAGCAACAAACAAAAAGTTGACTGA
- the LOC127062634 gene encoding serine-arginine protein 55 isoform X10 translates to MVGTRVYVGGLPYGTRERDLERFFRGYGRFRDVLIKNGYGFVEFDDYRDADDAVYELNGKELLGERITVERARGTPRGSDQWRYGDSRGGYGDSRRSARDDMRHDRDSVNRNTRTASSYKQSLPRYGPPTRTEYRLTVENLSSRVSWQDLKDYMRQAGEVTYADAHKQRRNEGVVEFATYSDLKNAIDKLDDTELNGRRIRLIEDKRRGRRSRSSSSRSRSRSRSRSRRRSRSRSRYNRRSRTRSRSRRSSRSRSRRSSRSKSRAHSKSKSKSKSKSPERSRSRSKSKSKAERSKSRSQSKSKAKSPSKDRSSRERSRGDRSRSRSGSKHSKSHSPSHSPMNGDKSPESNKQKVD, encoded by the exons ATGGTAGGGACAAGAGTCTATGTTGGGGGACTTCCATACGGTACCAGGGAAAGAGACCTTGAGAGATTTTTCAGAGGCTACGGTCGTTTCCGAGATGTCCTTATCAAGAATGGTTATGGTTTTGTT GAATTTGACGACTACAGGGATGCCGATGATGCTGTATATGAACTAAATGGAAAAGAGCTATTAGGAGAAAG AATTACTGTAGAGAGGGCCCGGGGGACACCTAGGGGTAGTGACCAGTGGCGCTATGGTGACTCCCGTGGTGGTTATGGGGACTCGAGGCGATCTGC CCGAGACGATATGCGGCACGACAG AGATAGTGTGAACAGAAACACGAGGACTGCATCTAGCTACAAGCAATCATTGCCCAG atATGGACCACCAACGCGCACTGAGTATCGCCTCACCGTGGAGAATCTGTCAAGTCGTGTCAGTTGGCAG GATTTGAAGGATTATATGCGACAAGCTGGAGAAGTGACCTATGCAGATGCACACAAACAACGCAGAAATGAAGG agTTGTAGAATTTGCTACATATTCAGACCTGAAAAACGCTATAGATAAACTAGATGACACAGAATTGAATGGACGTAGAATCAGGCTTATCGAAGACAAGAGGCGCGGTCGTCGTTCAAGATCTTCGAGTTCGAGATCCAGATCACGATCGCGCTCTCGATCTCGTCGCCGATCCCGCTCCCGCTCAAGGTATAATCGTCGTTCTCGAACCCGATCAAG GAGCCGCAGGAGCTCTCGTAGTCGCAGCCGACGAAGCAGTCGTTCTAAATCAAGAGCACACTCAAAATCTAAATCAAAATCCAAATCCAAGTCCCCCGAACGTAGTCGCTCACGTTCAAAGTCAAA GTCCAAGGCTGAGAGGTCAAAATCCAGGTCGCAGTCCAAATCAAAAGCCAAGTCTCCCTCAAA ggATAGATCCAGCCGCGAACGATCGAGAGGCGACAGGTCCCGATCTCGATCAGGAAGCAAACATAGCAAAAGTCACAGTCCCTCCCATTCGCCTATGAACGGGGATAAATCGCCAGAAAGCAACAAACAAAAAGTTGACTGA
- the LOC127062634 gene encoding serine-arginine protein 55 isoform X2 — translation MSTRVFVGGLTYRVRERDLEKFFRKYGRIKEVAMKNGFAFVEFDDYRDADDAVYELNGKELLGERITVERARGTPRGSDQWRYGDSRGGYGDSRRSARDDMRHDRDSVNRNTRTASSYKQSLPRYGPPTRTEYRLTVENLSSRVSWQDLKDYMRQAGEVTYADAHKQRRNEGVVEFATYSDLKNAIDKLDDTELNGRRIRLIEDKRRGRRSRSSSSRSRSRSRSRSRRRSRSRSRYNRRSRTRSRSRRSSRSRSRRSSRSKSRAHSKSKSKSKSKSPERSRSRSKSKSRDRSKSKSKSKSKSRSRSRSKAERSKSRSQSKSKAKSPSKDRSSRERSRGDRSRSRSGSKHSKSHSPSHSPMNGDKSPESNKQKVD, via the exons ATGAGCACCCGAGTATTCGTTGGTGGATTAACATACCGGGTGAGAGAGCGCGACCTTGAGAAGTTCTTCCGGAAATATGGTAGAATCAAGGAGGTCGCTATGAAGAATGGATTTGCCTTTGTG GAATTTGACGACTACAGGGATGCCGATGATGCTGTATATGAACTAAATGGAAAAGAGCTATTAGGAGAAAG AATTACTGTAGAGAGGGCCCGGGGGACACCTAGGGGTAGTGACCAGTGGCGCTATGGTGACTCCCGTGGTGGTTATGGGGACTCGAGGCGATCTGC CCGAGACGATATGCGGCACGACAG AGATAGTGTGAACAGAAACACGAGGACTGCATCTAGCTACAAGCAATCATTGCCCAG atATGGACCACCAACGCGCACTGAGTATCGCCTCACCGTGGAGAATCTGTCAAGTCGTGTCAGTTGGCAG GATTTGAAGGATTATATGCGACAAGCTGGAGAAGTGACCTATGCAGATGCACACAAACAACGCAGAAATGAAGG agTTGTAGAATTTGCTACATATTCAGACCTGAAAAACGCTATAGATAAACTAGATGACACAGAATTGAATGGACGTAGAATCAGGCTTATCGAAGACAAGAGGCGCGGTCGTCGTTCAAGATCTTCGAGTTCGAGATCCAGATCACGATCGCGCTCTCGATCTCGTCGCCGATCCCGCTCCCGCTCAAGGTATAATCGTCGTTCTCGAACCCGATCAAG GAGCCGCAGGAGCTCTCGTAGTCGCAGCCGACGAAGCAGTCGTTCTAAATCAAGAGCACACTCAAAATCTAAATCAAAATCCAAATCCAAGTCCCCCGAACGTAGTCGCTCACGTTCAAAGTCAAA ATCAAGAGACCGCTCAAAGTCGAAATCTAAGTCAAAGTCCAAATCCAGATCTCGTTCTAGGTCCAAGGCTGAGAGGTCAAAATCCAGGTCGCAGTCCAAATCAAAAGCCAAGTCTCCCTCAAA ggATAGATCCAGCCGCGAACGATCGAGAGGCGACAGGTCCCGATCTCGATCAGGAAGCAAACATAGCAAAAGTCACAGTCCCTCCCATTCGCCTATGAACGGGGATAAATCGCCAGAAAGCAACAAACAAAAAGTTGACTGA
- the LOC127062634 gene encoding serine-arginine protein 55 isoform X11: MVGTRVYVGGLPYGTRERDLERFFRGYGRFRDVLIKNGYGFVEFDDYRDADDAVYELNGKELLGERVAVEIARGVSGRRGDRGYGRSRSWRDNRDDMRHDRYGPPTRTEYRLTVENLSSRVSWQDLKDYMRQAGEVTYADAHKQRRNEGVVEFATYSDLKNAIDKLDDTELNGRRIRLIEDKRRGRRSRSSSSRSRSRSRSRSRRRSRSRSRYNRRSRTRSRSRRSSRSRSRRSSRSKSRAHSKSKSKSKSKSPERSRSRSKSKSRDRSKSKSKSKSKSRSRSRSKAERSKSRSQSKSKAKSPSKDRSSRERSRGDRSRSRSGSKHSKSHSPSHSPMNGDKSPESNKQKVD; encoded by the exons ATGGTAGGGACAAGAGTCTATGTTGGGGGACTTCCATACGGTACCAGGGAAAGAGACCTTGAGAGATTTTTCAGAGGCTACGGTCGTTTCCGAGATGTCCTTATCAAGAATGGTTATGGTTTTGTT GAATTTGACGACTACAGGGATGCCGATGATGCTGTATATGAACTAAATGGAAAAGAGCTATTAGGAGAAAG AGTGGCGGTGGAGATAGCACGGGGTGTTTCAGGGAGGCGAGGCGACCGTGGCTACGGACGCTCACGCTCCTGGAGAGACAA CCGAGACGATATGCGGCACGACAG atATGGACCACCAACGCGCACTGAGTATCGCCTCACCGTGGAGAATCTGTCAAGTCGTGTCAGTTGGCAG GATTTGAAGGATTATATGCGACAAGCTGGAGAAGTGACCTATGCAGATGCACACAAACAACGCAGAAATGAAGG agTTGTAGAATTTGCTACATATTCAGACCTGAAAAACGCTATAGATAAACTAGATGACACAGAATTGAATGGACGTAGAATCAGGCTTATCGAAGACAAGAGGCGCGGTCGTCGTTCAAGATCTTCGAGTTCGAGATCCAGATCACGATCGCGCTCTCGATCTCGTCGCCGATCCCGCTCCCGCTCAAGGTATAATCGTCGTTCTCGAACCCGATCAAG GAGCCGCAGGAGCTCTCGTAGTCGCAGCCGACGAAGCAGTCGTTCTAAATCAAGAGCACACTCAAAATCTAAATCAAAATCCAAATCCAAGTCCCCCGAACGTAGTCGCTCACGTTCAAAGTCAAA ATCAAGAGACCGCTCAAAGTCGAAATCTAAGTCAAAGTCCAAATCCAGATCTCGTTCTAGGTCCAAGGCTGAGAGGTCAAAATCCAGGTCGCAGTCCAAATCAAAAGCCAAGTCTCCCTCAAA ggATAGATCCAGCCGCGAACGATCGAGAGGCGACAGGTCCCGATCTCGATCAGGAAGCAAACATAGCAAAAGTCACAGTCCCTCCCATTCGCCTATGAACGGGGATAAATCGCCAGAAAGCAACAAACAAAAAGTTGACTGA
- the LOC127062634 gene encoding serine-arginine protein 55 isoform X13, whose translation MSTRVFVGGLTYRVRERDLEKFFRKYGRIKEVAMKNGFAFVEFDDYRDADDAVYELNGKELLGERITVERARGTPRGSDQWRYGDSRGGYGDSRRSARDDMRHDRYGPPTRTEYRLTVENLSSRVSWQDLKDYMRQAGEVTYADAHKQRRNEGVVEFATYSDLKNAIDKLDDTELNGRRIRLIEDKRRGRRSRSSSSRSRSRSRSRSRRRSRSRSRSRRSSRSRSRRSSRSKSRAHSKSKSKSKSKSPERSRSRSKSKSRDRSKSKSKSKSKSRSRSRSKAERSKSRSQSKSKAKSPSKDRSSRERSRGDRSRSRSGSKHSKSHSPSHSPMNGDKSPESNKQKVD comes from the exons ATGAGCACCCGAGTATTCGTTGGTGGATTAACATACCGGGTGAGAGAGCGCGACCTTGAGAAGTTCTTCCGGAAATATGGTAGAATCAAGGAGGTCGCTATGAAGAATGGATTTGCCTTTGTG GAATTTGACGACTACAGGGATGCCGATGATGCTGTATATGAACTAAATGGAAAAGAGCTATTAGGAGAAAG AATTACTGTAGAGAGGGCCCGGGGGACACCTAGGGGTAGTGACCAGTGGCGCTATGGTGACTCCCGTGGTGGTTATGGGGACTCGAGGCGATCTGC CCGAGACGATATGCGGCACGACAG atATGGACCACCAACGCGCACTGAGTATCGCCTCACCGTGGAGAATCTGTCAAGTCGTGTCAGTTGGCAG GATTTGAAGGATTATATGCGACAAGCTGGAGAAGTGACCTATGCAGATGCACACAAACAACGCAGAAATGAAGG agTTGTAGAATTTGCTACATATTCAGACCTGAAAAACGCTATAGATAAACTAGATGACACAGAATTGAATGGACGTAGAATCAGGCTTATCGAAGACAAGAGGCGCGGTCGTCGTTCAAGATCTTCGAGTTCGAGATCCAGATCACGATCGCGCTCTCGATCTCGTCGCCGATCCCGCTCCCGCTCAAG GAGCCGCAGGAGCTCTCGTAGTCGCAGCCGACGAAGCAGTCGTTCTAAATCAAGAGCACACTCAAAATCTAAATCAAAATCCAAATCCAAGTCCCCCGAACGTAGTCGCTCACGTTCAAAGTCAAA ATCAAGAGACCGCTCAAAGTCGAAATCTAAGTCAAAGTCCAAATCCAGATCTCGTTCTAGGTCCAAGGCTGAGAGGTCAAAATCCAGGTCGCAGTCCAAATCAAAAGCCAAGTCTCCCTCAAA ggATAGATCCAGCCGCGAACGATCGAGAGGCGACAGGTCCCGATCTCGATCAGGAAGCAAACATAGCAAAAGTCACAGTCCCTCCCATTCGCCTATGAACGGGGATAAATCGCCAGAAAGCAACAAACAAAAAGTTGACTGA
- the LOC127062634 gene encoding serine-arginine protein 55 isoform X7 encodes MSTRVFVGGLTYRVRERDLEKFFRKYGRIKEVAMKNGFAFVEFDDYRDADDAVYELNGKELLGERITVERARGTPRGSDQWRYGDSRGGYGDSRRSARDDMRHDRDSVNRNTRTASSYKQSLPRYGPPTRTEYRLTVENLSSRVSWQDLKDYMRQAGEVTYADAHKQRRNEGVVEFATYSDLKNAIDKLDDTELNGRRIRLIEDKRRGRRSRSSSSRSRSRSRSRSRRRSRSRSRSRRSSRSRSRRSSRSKSRAHSKSKSKSKSKSPERSRSRSKSKSRDRSKSKSKSKSKSRSRSRSKAERSKSRSQSKSKAKSPSKDRSSRERSRGDRSRSRSGSKHSKSHSPSHSPMNGDKSPESNKQKVD; translated from the exons ATGAGCACCCGAGTATTCGTTGGTGGATTAACATACCGGGTGAGAGAGCGCGACCTTGAGAAGTTCTTCCGGAAATATGGTAGAATCAAGGAGGTCGCTATGAAGAATGGATTTGCCTTTGTG GAATTTGACGACTACAGGGATGCCGATGATGCTGTATATGAACTAAATGGAAAAGAGCTATTAGGAGAAAG AATTACTGTAGAGAGGGCCCGGGGGACACCTAGGGGTAGTGACCAGTGGCGCTATGGTGACTCCCGTGGTGGTTATGGGGACTCGAGGCGATCTGC CCGAGACGATATGCGGCACGACAG AGATAGTGTGAACAGAAACACGAGGACTGCATCTAGCTACAAGCAATCATTGCCCAG atATGGACCACCAACGCGCACTGAGTATCGCCTCACCGTGGAGAATCTGTCAAGTCGTGTCAGTTGGCAG GATTTGAAGGATTATATGCGACAAGCTGGAGAAGTGACCTATGCAGATGCACACAAACAACGCAGAAATGAAGG agTTGTAGAATTTGCTACATATTCAGACCTGAAAAACGCTATAGATAAACTAGATGACACAGAATTGAATGGACGTAGAATCAGGCTTATCGAAGACAAGAGGCGCGGTCGTCGTTCAAGATCTTCGAGTTCGAGATCCAGATCACGATCGCGCTCTCGATCTCGTCGCCGATCCCGCTCCCGCTCAAG GAGCCGCAGGAGCTCTCGTAGTCGCAGCCGACGAAGCAGTCGTTCTAAATCAAGAGCACACTCAAAATCTAAATCAAAATCCAAATCCAAGTCCCCCGAACGTAGTCGCTCACGTTCAAAGTCAAA ATCAAGAGACCGCTCAAAGTCGAAATCTAAGTCAAAGTCCAAATCCAGATCTCGTTCTAGGTCCAAGGCTGAGAGGTCAAAATCCAGGTCGCAGTCCAAATCAAAAGCCAAGTCTCCCTCAAA ggATAGATCCAGCCGCGAACGATCGAGAGGCGACAGGTCCCGATCTCGATCAGGAAGCAAACATAGCAAAAGTCACAGTCCCTCCCATTCGCCTATGAACGGGGATAAATCGCCAGAAAGCAACAAACAAAAAGTTGACTGA
- the LOC127062634 gene encoding serine-arginine protein 55 isoform X3 — MVGTRVYVGGLPYGTRERDLERFFRGYGRFRDVLIKNGYGFVEFDDYRDADDAVYELNGKELLGERVAVEIARGVSGRRGDRGYGRSRSWRDNRDDMRHDRDSVNRNTRTASSYKQSLPRYGPPTRTEYRLTVENLSSRVSWQDLKDYMRQAGEVTYADAHKQRRNEGVVEFATYSDLKNAIDKLDDTELNGRRIRLIEDKRRGRRSRSSSSRSRSRSRSRSRRRSRSRSRYNRRSRTRSRSRRSSRSRSRRSSRSKSRAHSKSKSKSKSKSPERSRSRSKSKSRDRSKSKSKSKSKSRSRSRSKAERSKSRSQSKSKAKSPSKDRSSRERSRGDRSRSRSGSKHSKSHSPSHSPMNGDKSPESNKQKVD; from the exons ATGGTAGGGACAAGAGTCTATGTTGGGGGACTTCCATACGGTACCAGGGAAAGAGACCTTGAGAGATTTTTCAGAGGCTACGGTCGTTTCCGAGATGTCCTTATCAAGAATGGTTATGGTTTTGTT GAATTTGACGACTACAGGGATGCCGATGATGCTGTATATGAACTAAATGGAAAAGAGCTATTAGGAGAAAG AGTGGCGGTGGAGATAGCACGGGGTGTTTCAGGGAGGCGAGGCGACCGTGGCTACGGACGCTCACGCTCCTGGAGAGACAA CCGAGACGATATGCGGCACGACAG AGATAGTGTGAACAGAAACACGAGGACTGCATCTAGCTACAAGCAATCATTGCCCAG atATGGACCACCAACGCGCACTGAGTATCGCCTCACCGTGGAGAATCTGTCAAGTCGTGTCAGTTGGCAG GATTTGAAGGATTATATGCGACAAGCTGGAGAAGTGACCTATGCAGATGCACACAAACAACGCAGAAATGAAGG agTTGTAGAATTTGCTACATATTCAGACCTGAAAAACGCTATAGATAAACTAGATGACACAGAATTGAATGGACGTAGAATCAGGCTTATCGAAGACAAGAGGCGCGGTCGTCGTTCAAGATCTTCGAGTTCGAGATCCAGATCACGATCGCGCTCTCGATCTCGTCGCCGATCCCGCTCCCGCTCAAGGTATAATCGTCGTTCTCGAACCCGATCAAG GAGCCGCAGGAGCTCTCGTAGTCGCAGCCGACGAAGCAGTCGTTCTAAATCAAGAGCACACTCAAAATCTAAATCAAAATCCAAATCCAAGTCCCCCGAACGTAGTCGCTCACGTTCAAAGTCAAA ATCAAGAGACCGCTCAAAGTCGAAATCTAAGTCAAAGTCCAAATCCAGATCTCGTTCTAGGTCCAAGGCTGAGAGGTCAAAATCCAGGTCGCAGTCCAAATCAAAAGCCAAGTCTCCCTCAAA ggATAGATCCAGCCGCGAACGATCGAGAGGCGACAGGTCCCGATCTCGATCAGGAAGCAAACATAGCAAAAGTCACAGTCCCTCCCATTCGCCTATGAACGGGGATAAATCGCCAGAAAGCAACAAACAAAAAGTTGACTGA
- the LOC127062634 gene encoding serine-arginine protein 55 isoform X8 gives MVGTRVYVGGLPYGTRERDLERFFRGYGRFRDVLIKNGYGFVEFDDYRDADDAVYELNGKELLGERVAVEIARGVSGRRGDRGYGRSRSWRDKDSVNRNTRTASSYKQSLPRYGPPTRTEYRLTVENLSSRVSWQDLKDYMRQAGEVTYADAHKQRRNEGVVEFATYSDLKNAIDKLDDTELNGRRIRLIEDKRRGRRSRSSSSRSRSRSRSRSRRRSRSRSRYNRRSRTRSRSRRSSRSRSRRSSRSKSRAHSKSKSKSKSKSPERSRSRSKSKSRDRSKSKSKSKSKSRSRSRSKAERSKSRSQSKSKAKSPSKDRSSRERSRGDRSRSRSGSKHSKSHSPSHSPMNGDKSPESNKQKVD, from the exons ATGGTAGGGACAAGAGTCTATGTTGGGGGACTTCCATACGGTACCAGGGAAAGAGACCTTGAGAGATTTTTCAGAGGCTACGGTCGTTTCCGAGATGTCCTTATCAAGAATGGTTATGGTTTTGTT GAATTTGACGACTACAGGGATGCCGATGATGCTGTATATGAACTAAATGGAAAAGAGCTATTAGGAGAAAG AGTGGCGGTGGAGATAGCACGGGGTGTTTCAGGGAGGCGAGGCGACCGTGGCTACGGACGCTCACGCTCCTGGAGAGACAA AGATAGTGTGAACAGAAACACGAGGACTGCATCTAGCTACAAGCAATCATTGCCCAG atATGGACCACCAACGCGCACTGAGTATCGCCTCACCGTGGAGAATCTGTCAAGTCGTGTCAGTTGGCAG GATTTGAAGGATTATATGCGACAAGCTGGAGAAGTGACCTATGCAGATGCACACAAACAACGCAGAAATGAAGG agTTGTAGAATTTGCTACATATTCAGACCTGAAAAACGCTATAGATAAACTAGATGACACAGAATTGAATGGACGTAGAATCAGGCTTATCGAAGACAAGAGGCGCGGTCGTCGTTCAAGATCTTCGAGTTCGAGATCCAGATCACGATCGCGCTCTCGATCTCGTCGCCGATCCCGCTCCCGCTCAAGGTATAATCGTCGTTCTCGAACCCGATCAAG GAGCCGCAGGAGCTCTCGTAGTCGCAGCCGACGAAGCAGTCGTTCTAAATCAAGAGCACACTCAAAATCTAAATCAAAATCCAAATCCAAGTCCCCCGAACGTAGTCGCTCACGTTCAAAGTCAAA ATCAAGAGACCGCTCAAAGTCGAAATCTAAGTCAAAGTCCAAATCCAGATCTCGTTCTAGGTCCAAGGCTGAGAGGTCAAAATCCAGGTCGCAGTCCAAATCAAAAGCCAAGTCTCCCTCAAA ggATAGATCCAGCCGCGAACGATCGAGAGGCGACAGGTCCCGATCTCGATCAGGAAGCAAACATAGCAAAAGTCACAGTCCCTCCCATTCGCCTATGAACGGGGATAAATCGCCAGAAAGCAACAAACAAAAAGTTGACTGA
- the LOC127062634 gene encoding serine-arginine protein 55 isoform X4, which yields MSTRVFVGGLTYRVRERDLEKFFRKYGRIKEVAMKNGFAFVEFDDYRDADDAVYELNGKELLGERVAVEIARGVSGRRGDRGYGRSRSWRDNRDDMRHDRDSVNRNTRTASSYKQSLPRYGPPTRTEYRLTVENLSSRVSWQDLKDYMRQAGEVTYADAHKQRRNEGVVEFATYSDLKNAIDKLDDTELNGRRIRLIEDKRRGRRSRSSSSRSRSRSRSRSRRRSRSRSRYNRRSRTRSRSRRSSRSRSRRSSRSKSRAHSKSKSKSKSKSPERSRSRSKSKSRDRSKSKSKSKSKSRSRSRSKAERSKSRSQSKSKAKSPSKDRSSRERSRGDRSRSRSGSKHSKSHSPSHSPMNGDKSPESNKQKVD from the exons ATGAGCACCCGAGTATTCGTTGGTGGATTAACATACCGGGTGAGAGAGCGCGACCTTGAGAAGTTCTTCCGGAAATATGGTAGAATCAAGGAGGTCGCTATGAAGAATGGATTTGCCTTTGTG GAATTTGACGACTACAGGGATGCCGATGATGCTGTATATGAACTAAATGGAAAAGAGCTATTAGGAGAAAG AGTGGCGGTGGAGATAGCACGGGGTGTTTCAGGGAGGCGAGGCGACCGTGGCTACGGACGCTCACGCTCCTGGAGAGACAA CCGAGACGATATGCGGCACGACAG AGATAGTGTGAACAGAAACACGAGGACTGCATCTAGCTACAAGCAATCATTGCCCAG atATGGACCACCAACGCGCACTGAGTATCGCCTCACCGTGGAGAATCTGTCAAGTCGTGTCAGTTGGCAG GATTTGAAGGATTATATGCGACAAGCTGGAGAAGTGACCTATGCAGATGCACACAAACAACGCAGAAATGAAGG agTTGTAGAATTTGCTACATATTCAGACCTGAAAAACGCTATAGATAAACTAGATGACACAGAATTGAATGGACGTAGAATCAGGCTTATCGAAGACAAGAGGCGCGGTCGTCGTTCAAGATCTTCGAGTTCGAGATCCAGATCACGATCGCGCTCTCGATCTCGTCGCCGATCCCGCTCCCGCTCAAGGTATAATCGTCGTTCTCGAACCCGATCAAG GAGCCGCAGGAGCTCTCGTAGTCGCAGCCGACGAAGCAGTCGTTCTAAATCAAGAGCACACTCAAAATCTAAATCAAAATCCAAATCCAAGTCCCCCGAACGTAGTCGCTCACGTTCAAAGTCAAA ATCAAGAGACCGCTCAAAGTCGAAATCTAAGTCAAAGTCCAAATCCAGATCTCGTTCTAGGTCCAAGGCTGAGAGGTCAAAATCCAGGTCGCAGTCCAAATCAAAAGCCAAGTCTCCCTCAAA ggATAGATCCAGCCGCGAACGATCGAGAGGCGACAGGTCCCGATCTCGATCAGGAAGCAAACATAGCAAAAGTCACAGTCCCTCCCATTCGCCTATGAACGGGGATAAATCGCCAGAAAGCAACAAACAAAAAGTTGACTGA